The sequence GGGACGCTTGTTGCCCGCAGGTACTGACCCGGCAGCTCAGTTTATGTACGAAAATAATCTGGGCAGACGTTTAACCCTGTACGTGCGCGTCAAAACTGAAGCCGTAGTGGATACTTCGTTTCGGTTTGCGCAAGATCAGGGTATCAGTACATTTTACTGGATCGACGGAAACCTGGGGTATGCTTTGTCCGGTGAGCTGACACGGGAGCATCTATTGCAAGTGGCTAATCTCATTTACCGTCAATGGGAACCATGAACCCGGTTAATGTAAATACCATCCTGCTCACCATCGTAATCCGCCAAGCCAATCGGGGCAGCACCCACAGAGCTGCCCCGAAATGCTCAAAACTTACTTGCCGCTATAGTTCGCAGCCACATATTCCCCGCTCAGGCTCAGAAAAACATATAGGGTTTTTTTACCGGAGTCTTTGATTTTATCGTTGTTAAAACTGATTACCCACTCCAGTTTTTTACCGAACTTTCTTTTCTCCGCCTTAGCGAGTTTAGCCTGGTTCCAACTGGCGTCTATTTTTCCTTTCTTTACCAGCCGCTTGATTTGGGAAAAAGCGGCTTTTTCCGCTTGATCTTGACTCACAGGGCCATGGGCATGCCCGTGGCCGTCATCGTGACCGCTGTCGCCGTGGCTGTGGCCGCCCTTATCGTTATCATGGCCGTGTCCACTGCCATTGTGTCCTTGGCTTTTATCATCATGGCCGTGTCCATCATTGTCGTGACTGTGGCTATGGTTGCCACCGGCCATGACCGGCATGGACACTAGGCCGATTAAAAATAAGCTGATGGTAATTAGCTTTTTCATTTTATGTCTCCTATTTAAAACTTAAAAAAAATTAAAGACTGTCGTGTACATAAGTTTCAGCATCCGCTCCAGCTTTATCCGCGTCCAAGCGGGCGTAATCGCCACTGACCTTTAAAGTCACGGTGACGGCTTTGTTGCTGTTATTTTTCCAATACCATCCATGGGTGCCTTCGAAACTCGCAGTGAGTGTTCCTGTGGATTTGTTTAAAGTATTTTTCTGGAAACTCTGGAATGAACCCGTACTATCCGCAGCCGGTTCCCCGTGAAAATCAAAAAACAAATCTTTACCGTCGGTTTGCCAGGCATAGCTAAATGTGGCTCCTTGGGTTAGGTACAGCTTGTACTCCTTGTCGCCTCGCGCCGGTATCAGCACTTCGATAGTGTCGCTCCATGTAAGCTGGTTTTGATCTACCGGTTCCACTGTCGCTGCAACGGCTGCACCTCCACGCAGTTCTTCATTAGTAGCGTGTTCATAGCCGTGCATTTGCATCAAAAACAAATAGGCTCCTACCACAACCAAACTTGTATTCGTTATGCTGCTGAAAGTCTGGAAAAAGTGGCTTTTGCGCCAGGCGGCGATCAATAATAGCATTATTGCCAGGGCACTGATCTGTCCCAATTCTATGCCCACATTAAAGGAAATAATATTTAGCAAGAGCTGGTCTTCACTCAAGGGCAGTTCCTGCAAACGGGTGGACAGGCCAAAGCCGTGAATGAGCCCCAGGGTGACGATCATAAACATCATATTGGGCGGATTGACGTTAAAATATTTACGAAAGCCGTCCAGGTTGGCAAAAGCAATATAGCTGACACTCAAGCCGATGATGGCGTCAATCAGAAAATAATTGAGCTGGATGGCGTTAAAGGTAGCAAAGATCAGGGTGATGCTGTGGCCAACCGTAAAGGCAGTGACATACTTGGCGATGTCACGAAATGTGGTTAGAAAAAAGATAATCCCAAACACAAAAGCCAGATGGTCATAGCCGGAGAGCATATGCGTGGCACCCAGCCACATATAGCGCAAATTACCGCCGGCGATAACGGCCTGTTTTTCTTCTTCAGACATACCGTGCGCAAAAGCCGCACTGCTGAACAAGAGTAAAATGGCGGCGACAAACCAGAAAAACATAAGCGTATTGTCGCGTTTGGGAAACTGGTGGATTTGAAAATACTTCATCACAGCAAATGCCCTCCCTGTTCCACAGGAGTCACCCAAAAAACGCCTTGCCCCACACCGGCATCCTGGTCGCGTATGTGTGATAAAACCGAATCCACATGCTCATCCTGCAATAAAATATCAACCCGTACTCTGGGTACATGGCCCACCGCATCGTCCTTGGCGGCCAAATAGGATTCTTTTTCAATTTCCATACCATGCCCTTCCACCGCGCTGAAACTAAAGCCCGATACCATTTCCATAGACCGCAACAATGCAGTCAAATCTTGCTGCACTTGAGTGTGCACAATAATTGTGAGTAATTTCATATACTCCTCCTGTATTGCAATAATCTAGAACGGCGCTGCTGCGCCCTAACTGTTTCAATTTCGAGTTACTGCAGGGTAACGGGGGGAGCTCTGGAGGGGGGGGTGAAATGGGGGCGCCAACAACGCCGCTGTTTTCCGGTAACGAAGCGCGCTTGTCGGGACTTGCTGGGTATTTGTAACAGCAAGATCAACACAAGTATCAATGCCAGCAATGGTGCCTTGGGATTCTCCTTGGAAACCACCCCATTCGGACTCACATCACTCTCGGACATCACTTGATCATGGTGTGAATCGTGGGAATCGTCCGAGGATAAATGCGCATTACTGACATGGGTATGGTTAACGGAATCATCACTAAGGACTGGGTCAATATTGTCCTCATGAATATGAACTTGCGAATGCTCATGGGCATGACCCAATTGATGTAAATGCAAGGTGGTCTCCCGAGCACACACCAGGGCCAGGCATACATAGAACACCCAAAAATACAGGGAGAAAGAGGTGTTTTTACCAGACCATTGCATGGCGATAGTTTAGACACATGCTTGGCTAAAGGCAATGAGTAGGGTGTTTTTATAAGTTATTGTTTTATGGAATTATAATTCGCTATTACAATACGGCGCTGCGAATATCTGCACAACTGCAAGGAGTGGTCTAATGTGGGCACGTTTTTGTGCCCACGCAGAAGCAAGCAATGCGATGGACTAGTTCAGCAAATAAGAACTAAAGCTGGAAATTAACTAGTCCTACACGTTTCACCGTGTCACCTGAACGATTTTCGCTACCGATGGAATTCTATTTTCATCGAGTACAAACAGCATATACATACCCGGCGGTGTGGCGCGATTGTCGAAAAAATTGTAGCCCCAAACGACACCAGGCGTTGTATTGTAGGCGTAAACTTGGATACTGCGAGTATTTTGATCAAAGGAGTGTGTCATAGAACCCAGCCCGATTAATACGATTTCGCTTATATTGCTTGTGCCATGGTAAAGCAGTGGGAAAGCTTGTTGATTTTTAATGACATCGGGTGCGTAGTCGATCACAGGGCGAGTGGGTGAGTCAAGGTAGGGCGGAGAATAGATTTCCATCGTGGGTTGTTCATCGTTGATGCCGGTCGCCCCTCCGCTTCGTCCTCCCGCCACCAGTACCCGACCATCCGGAAGCAGCAGGGAAACCGTATGGTAGCCTCGGGGCGTGGCCATTTGTCCTGAGGACACCACTGAAAAGTTCTGTTGCGGATCGATAAGCAAGGCGTTTTGAGGTTTTTGAGTGTTGGCTTTTGGATGTCCGCCCACAACAAAGATTTTTCCATCCGGCAAAATGGTGGTGGAGGGGTGGTGGCGTTCGCTATCCAGCGCGACGCGGTGCGTCCAACCGCCGCCGCCAAAGTCAAAGACATCGGCAGATGCCAACTGGCTATCCCTGCCACCTCCGACCATCATGATGGCACCTGTTTGATAGCCCGATGCGGTTGGATCGAGCCGTAAAGGCAGCATGAGTGTCGAAGCACCATTGCCTCCGTTTGCCGGGCCGGGACGAGGTAAGTTAAATTCGGCAAAGTTTCCCCCCAGTGCAGTATTGGCCTGCATCAAAACCGGAGTGGCCGCTTCGCCAAAAATCACAATGTCTTGACCGGTTTCAGCGCTCCATGGCAATTGGAACACATGTGCGTAATCGGGGTTAAATATGGCTTGTGGCGTTGCGCCCACCGCGGAGATGAGTTCGCGCTCCCCATTGGCGGGGTTGTAAATCTCTGTGCTGATATTCAACTCCACCGCCTCAGGGATGGGAACGGGCGTATTATTGTATTGTTTTTGGACGACGTCATATCCTCCGGTCAATAAAATGCGGCCGTCATGCAGCCGAGTGCTGGTTCCATACCACCTTCCACCGCCGAATTTTGGTCCCGACCCTTTAGATAACAAATAACCGGGAACTCGGTTCCAGCTGTTGGTTGCAGCAGTGAACGTCATATTGTAATTCAGTCCTGACATTTCGGTAGCTGTTTGACCGTCTGCGCCCAGGTAGGCGCTGAACCGAGTACCGGAAAGGGTGAAAAGCCTGCCATCATCCAGCAGGGTGTGTCCGGAACAAAATAGCATATCGAAGACAAAGGCACTGTTGCCCTGGTTGTCGCTGAATACACAAGCGCCGGGTTCGCTACATTCCAAGGGGGCGTTTTCCAAGTCTAGGTGGACTGTGTCGGGGAACGGGGCAAGATTGGGTGGAACAGATAATACGGCCTCAAAAGGACCGTCGGTCGTTACCGTATTTCCATCACGTTGAGCACTGCCAAAAAACATGATACGCCCATCGGGCAACAGCGTGCCGTGCACGGGCGACAAGCCTAGGTCAGGTTGCTGACTGTGCTTCAACTGTATTAACGTTGAAAAGCCCTCGGCCGGCAGCGACGAAGACAGGAACAGAGAAGTTGTAAAGACAAGACCGAGACCAGGCCGCATAATAAACCTCCTTGCTTAATATTTGTAATTGGAAGCGCTATTGATCGCTGTATACGCTTACAAAAGACACTAAATGGTGGCCATTTTGAAAAGGTTTATGAATTGTGGCGGTTAAAATACTATTATTCGGAAAATTATGAAGCAGTATTAAACAAAAACTTGTATCAACGACCACTACGCCGCTTGGTTTTGTATTGCATCACGGTTTCTTGAATAGTCTCAAAGGGCAGTTCATCCAATTGGGAGAACTTGCTAGCCAATTGATCCATCAGTGCTGCAATGTTTTCTATGGATGCGTGCTTTTCTTGTGAACTGTTAAGCAGATTGTGTATGGCCAACAGGCTGCCGTATTGAATCTTCACCCAGGTGTTGTGGGGCACGCTGAGTAAATCGTCTTCCAGGTTCATAGCGGATAAACAGGCTTGTTTGAGTTTTCCATACAGTTCCAGGCAACGAGTATGGGCTGCGGTATCCTGGCAGGCGTATTCGGAGCCGCCGCGGCGGACGATCTCCTCAGCATGGCAGCAGTCGTAATCCTTTTTGATCTGCGGCGCACTGAAAGGGCAAATAAGATCAGTCATAGTATTAGCTCCTTAGTATGATTTCCTTAATATCAATTCAATAGCAATAGGGCAGCAATCGATCTGTGCGTTTTGCATAGTGTTCGTATTCCGGGAAATGCAGTTTTAAATACTGCTCTTCAATGGCAATAATTCGCAATACAAAAACCAAACCGGTCAGTGCGCACAGCAAAACCAATACCGAGCCGGACGCCAGAGCCAGGCCGAAACTGACAAACAGGTTAAACAAATAAACCGGGTGGCGAACGAGATGGTACATGCCTTGGGTCAGCAAAGTAGCGGGTATGTAAGCGTCAAAGGAGGGGGAGTAGTTTTGTCCCAGTTGGCGAAACGTTTTTTGTAAACCCAGAAAACCCATGAAGACCATCATGCTGCCCCACAATTGCATGAAGCTGCTATCGTGTAGTTTGAGCAGCCATGGTGCGTCCAGCCAGAGGCTCAGTAAAGTCAAAACCATGCTGCCGACGAACAGCGATTTACTAATGATTCCGAAACCCTTAAGTGACGGCGCGGCGAGGCGTGTTTGGGCATAGTGCCGCCGAGCTCTTTTACGAGTGTAAACCAGGCTCATGCCGGCAAAGACTGTGCTCACCAGCAGTGTTGCGGTGAGACGTGCCGCTTGGTCTAGCCCAGCACTAAATAGCTCAGCAGTGAACATAAAGCACCACCCACAATAAAGGCCAATGCGCCGGTTTGCAGGACTTTGGATTTGACCGCGTGTACCAGCATGGGGTTGGAAAAAGGGTCCAGGCTGTTGTGGGCTCGGAGCACTTTCCAATCCCCAGCGCTTTTTTTCATGACCACGGTCCAGTGGGAACTGAACGTAAAGGATTGGCCGCGCTTGTCCACCATGGTATTTTCCGAGTTACCGGTACACACGGCAATGTCTCCCAGAAACAGGGACGGTTGCGGGTTCAACTGCGTGGTAAAGCTGCCATTACCCACCATTTCCTTGCGGGTCAAGTCCCATTGTTTGCTGAATGCGTCAAAATCGGCAAAGCTGCGATCAGTGAAAGAGACATAGGAAAACTCCGGGTCCGTATGGGGACGCAACGCTTCTATATTGTTGCTTGCCACCGCTTGTTCAAATACGACCTGTATGGCTCGCAGTTTCTCGCGTTCGGATTCGTTCAGATCTGTTTTCTGCGCTTCCTGTAGGTCCATAGGGACTCCTGGTCTTCGTGGGTTTTACAGCACAGGATACAGTGAAAATGCCAAAATATTCCGATTCTGTACTGAGTTTTTCAAATCCGGCCGATTCCACCAATTGATCCATTTCT comes from Gammaproteobacteria bacterium and encodes:
- a CDS encoding HupE/UreJ family protein; the protein is MKYFQIHQFPKRDNTLMFFWFVAAILLLFSSAAFAHGMSEEEKQAVIAGGNLRYMWLGATHMLSGYDHLAFVFGIIFFLTTFRDIAKYVTAFTVGHSITLIFATFNAIQLNYFLIDAIIGLSVSYIAFANLDGFRKYFNVNPPNMMFMIVTLGLIHGFGLSTRLQELPLSEDQLLLNIISFNVGIELGQISALAIMLLLIAAWRKSHFFQTFSSITNTSLVVVGAYLFLMQMHGYEHATNEELRGGAAVAATVEPVDQNQLTWSDTIEVLIPARGDKEYKLYLTQGATFSYAWQTDGKDLFFDFHGEPAADSTGSFQSFQKNTLNKSTGTLTASFEGTHGWYWKNNSNKAVTVTLKVSGDYARLDADKAGADAETYVHDSL
- a CDS encoding DUF3240 family protein is translated as MKLLTIIVHTQVQQDLTALLRSMEMVSGFSFSAVEGHGMEIEKESYLAAKDDAVGHVPRVRVDILLQDEHVDSVLSHIRDQDAGVGQGVFWVTPVEQGGHLL
- a CDS encoding galactose oxidase early set domain-containing protein, translating into MRPGLGLVFTTSLFLSSSLPAEGFSTLIQLKHSQQPDLGLSPVHGTLLPDGRIMFFGSAQRDGNTVTTDGPFEAVLSVPPNLAPFPDTVHLDLENAPLECSEPGACVFSDNQGNSAFVFDMLFCSGHTLLDDGRLFTLSGTRFSAYLGADGQTATEMSGLNYNMTFTAATNSWNRVPGYLLSKGSGPKFGGGRWYGTSTRLHDGRILLTGGYDVVQKQYNNTPVPIPEAVELNISTEIYNPANGERELISAVGATPQAIFNPDYAHVFQLPWSAETGQDIVIFGEAATPVLMQANTALGGNFAEFNLPRPGPANGGNGASTLMLPLRLDPTASGYQTGAIMMVGGGRDSQLASADVFDFGGGGWTHRVALDSERHHPSTTILPDGKIFVVGGHPKANTQKPQNALLIDPQQNFSVVSSGQMATPRGYHTVSLLLPDGRVLVAGGRSGGATGINDEQPTMEIYSPPYLDSPTRPVIDYAPDVIKNQQAFPLLYHGTSNISEIVLIGLGSMTHSFDQNTRSIQVYAYNTTPGVVWGYNFFDNRATPPGMYMLFVLDENRIPSVAKIVQVTR
- a CDS encoding DUF4440 domain-containing protein, with the translated sequence MDLQEAQKTDLNESEREKLRAIQVVFEQAVASNNIEALRPHTDPEFSYVSFTDRSFADFDAFSKQWDLTRKEMVGNGSFTTQLNPQPSLFLGDIAVCTGNSENTMVDKRGQSFTFSSHWTVVMKKSAGDWKVLRAHNSLDPFSNPMLVHAVKSKVLQTGALAFIVGGALCSLLSYLVLG
- a CDS encoding DUF6488 family protein, with amino-acid sequence MKKLITISLFLIGLVSMPVMAGGNHSHSHDNDGHGHDDKSQGHNGSGHGHDNDKGGHSHGDSGHDDGHGHAHGPVSQDQAEKAAFSQIKRLVKKGKIDASWNQAKLAKAEKRKFGKKLEWVISFNNDKIKDSGKKTLYVFLSLSGEYVAANYSGK
- a CDS encoding isoprenylcysteine carboxylmethyltransferase family protein, which translates into the protein MFTAELFSAGLDQAARLTATLLVSTVFAGMSLVYTRKRARRHYAQTRLAAPSLKGFGIISKSLFVGSMVLTLLSLWLDAPWLLKLHDSSFMQLWGSMMVFMGFLGLQKTFRQLGQNYSPSFDAYIPATLLTQGMYHLVRHPVYLFNLFVSFGLALASGSVLVLLCALTGLVFVLRIIAIEEQYLKLHFPEYEHYAKRTDRLLPYCY